CCGAGAGTTCGGCGGTGTCTTTCGCCCGCCGTTCGATCGGCTTGCGGAACAACATTATTCGCGCCCGAGTGGCGTTGCCGCGGACATCGACGCCCGCGGGGATCAGCCGGGCCAGGGCGACCGGCCCGTCAGCGATGACCTCGGGCGGCCATTGCACGCTTTCGGGATCCTTGGCCGAGATACGGGGTATTTCGTCGACGGCGATGTCCAGCGTCGACACCCGATCCTGCCACCGGCGTTCGATGGGCTCATACGCCTCGAGCACCGCCATGTCGAACAGTTCGGCGCGGCTGCGCCAGCCCGGCACGGTCGGTGGAAGGAGCGGCCCGCGCATTTCGCGACCGCGGCGTGATCGGTGGTGTCCGCGTTCGGCCACGGAGCGATCGTAACGGTTGAAGATCGACGCTCCGATGGCGCGCGTGTCCGGCGGCTTGCGCCGTTTGCGCACGATAACCTCTCGCTGTGAACGTTCCCCGTCGCTGCTGCCGGCCCGGGTGCCCCCACTATGCGGTCGCGACGCTGACATTCGTCTACTCCGACTCGACGGCAGTCGTCGGCCCGCTGGCCACGGTGTCCGAGCCTCACTCGTGGGATCTCTGCGTCCTGCACGCCGGCCGGATCACCGCGCCTCGCGGATGGGAGCTGGTTCGCCACGCGGGTCCATTGCCGTCGCACCCCGACGAGGACGATCTGGTGGCGCTCGCCGACGCGGTGCGAGAAGGACGCGATATGGCGCCGCCGATCAACGGAGTGGCCGCAGGGTTTTCCGATCCGGTTACCGGTGTGTCCGGCGGCGCGCTGATGG
The sequence above is drawn from the Mycobacterium gallinarum genome and encodes:
- a CDS encoding metallopeptidase family protein, yielding MRGPLLPPTVPGWRSRAELFDMAVLEAYEPIERRWQDRVSTLDIAVDEIPRISAKDPESVQWPPEVIADGPVALARLIPAGVDVRGNATRARIMLFRKPIERRAKDTAELSELLHEVLVAQVATYLGVEPSVIDPTIEDE
- a CDS encoding DUF3499 domain-containing protein, translating into MNVPRRCCRPGCPHYAVATLTFVYSDSTAVVGPLATVSEPHSWDLCVLHAGRITAPRGWELVRHAGPLPSHPDEDDLVALADAVREGRDMAPPINGVAAGFSDPVTGVSGGALMAPPARRSESNGRRRGHLRVLPDPPE